GTTTTTCAAGTTATCTGGTTTCTATTCCAGATGAATTTCTGAGTGAAATAGAGAGGAGTGCAAGATTATTTGGAACTGAAGGGCAGAAAGCTCTTGATAGAAATCCTTCGGAGCCTTTGCGTCAGTTTTTAAACTTGTTGTTGCTTAGACTAGATCATACTATAGAGGGTAATTATTCCCTTGGTGAAGAAAGTTATTTCCGATCGGCTAATGTATTATTATCTGAATTAAGGAAATTGCGAAAACTTCTTATTGAGCTGAATGCCATTCGAATAGCTAAACAGTGGCTTTTCCCTTTAGAGCGAATGGTAATGAGTTTTGGTTTTCATTTATCAAAGCTGGATATAAGGCAAAATAGTGCCTATCATGAGAAGGCCATCAGTCAGGTTCTGGCGGCTTCCGGGGCTGAAGATTCAGATTATGCCAGTTGGAGTGAAGAAAAACGATTAGATTTTATTAACAGAGAATTAAAAAGCAACAGGCCCTTTTTAGTGGTAGGAACATCTTGTGGTACAGAAGCTGATAATGTGCTGGGTTATCTTATGGAGGTCAAGGCTTATGTTGATGAATTTGGTTCAGAAGGTATAGGATCTGTTATCGTTAGTATGACAAGGTCTCTTAGCGACTTATTATTGGTTTTTCTTCTTTTAAGAGAGGTTGGTCTCCAGGATGCACACCTTCCAGTTGTTCCTCTTTTAGAAACAATAGATGACCTGGTTGCCGGTCCGGGGATTCTTTCTGCTTATTTGCAGCATCCGGTTATTGTAAGGCAGCGTGAGGCAAGTGAAAATTTCACACAGGAGGTGATGCTTGGATACAGTGATAGCAACAAAGACGGCGGTATCATGACAAGTCGCTGGAATATATATAAAGCAGAAGAAAATCTTACAAAAATAGGGGATGAGTTAGGTGTTAAATTATGTTTTTTCCATGGAAGAGGAGGAACAATAAGCAGGGGTGGAGGAAAAATACACCGATTTTTAGACAGTATGCCTGCTGGGTCCATGAGCGGACATATTAAGATGACGGTTCAGGGTGAAACCATAGCCAACCAGTTTGCCAATCGTCTTACGGCTACATATAATCTGGAGATGTTTGTTGCTGGTACAGCCCGTCAGGCCATGATCAATTCAAACGAAACCAGAGATGAAAGGTTATATGAAACTATGGACCTTCTGGTGAATCTAGCCCGACAAACCTATCGCAAATTACTGGATCATCCTAATTTTATTGACTTCTATACAGGTGCGACACCAATTGATGTTTTGGAACAGAGTAAGATAGGTTCGAGACCGGTACACAGAACAGGACAACGTTCTTTGGATGATCTTCGATCAATTCCCTGGGTGTTTAGCTGGAACCAATCTCGATTTAATTTAACCGGTTGGTTTGGAATGGGAACGGCATTAGGTGAATTTAAAAGCCGGTATCCCGATGATTTTAAACGCCTGGCGATTTTATCGAAAGACTGGCCATTTCTAAAGTACAGTCTTATTCAGATTGAATCCAACTTGTTAAATTCCGATCGAAAAATTATGAACGAGTTTGCTGATTTGGTTGAGGATCAGCGAACACGGGATGAACTTATGGACCTTATTCTAAAGGATTATGACTCATGCCTGACCAAGGTTGAGGAGTTAATGGGTGATTCCGTAGCGTCAAGAAGAATTTCAAAACTCGAAAACAACAAATTAAGAAACGATGCCTTACAAGTTCTTCACGAGATTCAAATAGATTATTTGAAAAAATGGCGTGAGCTGCGTGAAATGGATCAGGAACAAAGTGATCAGTACTTGATGGAGTTGCTGTTACTTGTTAATGTTCTTTCAGGCGGATTAAAAAGTACGGGCTAATATTTCTCACTGTATTGCTTATTTATACTAAAACCTAAATATATTTCTATTTTATTATGCGTAAAATTATAGTAATGTCTCTTTTTTTTGTGGCGTTTTTATGTCAGTGTGAAAAGACAGAGAGTATTGAAGGACTATGGATCGTAAAGAATGTTTCAATGGGCGATCAGGAAGTGACACCAAATGGCCGCTGGACTCGATTTAATTCAGATCAGACACAGGAATCCGGTAATGGCTGGTACAGGCATTCATACGGAAGCTGGGAACTGAACCCAGAAAAGAGCGAGTTATCCATTGTAAATACAAATGGGTTGAAGGATTCCAATGCTCCATTTAAGGTTAGCATAAATGGGAATGAAATGATATGGGAAAGAACGGAAGAAGGACAACCGCTTAGGGTTAAATTGGAGCGTTCTAAGGAACTGCCGAGTATATTGGCTGATGAAGGAATGGGATTATGGAAACTGGAATCTGCCCAGGGAGATGGTAGTTTTTTTGAGAAATCTACAGGGGAAGACGCAATTGGCATACTTTTTTTGAAATGGGACAGGAGGTTTATGATTGGAACCCAAAAAGGAAGAGTAGATGGTGTATATAATGTTCACGGTCACAAACCTGAAATTGAATTGATCCCTTATGGTGAACAATACAACAGAAGTTTCTGGAATATGGAAATCCGGGAAAATGTGTTAACTTTAAAATTGTTAAATAGTGATAGCACGGTAACAAGGACCTTCAAGCGGATTTATGAATTTCCACAGTAATAAAATAAAATATATTGCTGGTTCATTTTCTTAGTTGATTAATTATGGATTACTCGAGGGTTTTCTAAATGAGTTTTGCCGGCATTTGCCCTCATTATGTTCACATTCCTGAAATATAAAACACACTTTCGCCAGGTCAAGGATTGCATGAAGCCTTGAAAAATTAAAGGAATGAGAGAAATGACTTAAACTAAACCTTAAAATAGCCAATCATGAAAAAACCAACCAAAGAAAATGTGAATCCTGAGATATTCAACCTTTATGACGATTATGCCCATAATAAACTGGAAAGGAGACAATTTATTGAGAAATTATCCCTTTACGCTGTTGGAGGGCTTACCGTTTCTTCTTTACTAAGTTTTGTGATGCCCGATTACGAAAATTCTATTACAGTAAAGCAGGATGATCCAAGACTTATTTCTGATTATGTTATGTATAATTCACCAAAAGGCGGAGGGGAAATTCGCGGACTTTTATCGAAGCCTAAGGAAGCAAAGAAAAAATTACCCGGAATTGTCGTGGTTCATGAAAACAGGGGTCTTAACCCTTATATTGAAGATGTTGGGAGAAGAGCAGCATTGGAGGGCTTTATTACGATAGCACCGGATGCACTCTGGCCTTTGGGAGGATATCCTGGAAATGATGATGACGGAAGGGCATTACAACGTAAAAGGGACCGAAACGAGATGCTGGAAGATTTCATAGCAGCCTTCAATTACCTTGCCTCCCATGAAGATTGTAATGGAAAAATTGGTGTCGTAGGTTTTTGTTTTGGAGGATGGATATCAAACATGATGGCTGTAAAATTACCGAATTTATCTGCTGCAGTGCCATTTTATGGGGGACAGCCAACGGCTGAAGAAACGTCCAAAATTAAGGCTCCTCTTTTACTTCAATACGCTGGCCTGGACGAAAGAGTAAATGCGGGATGGCCTGCTTATGAGGTAGCGCTTAAGGCTAATAATATTGATTACAAGGCGTACATTTATCCCCGTGTTAAACATGGATTCCATAACAATTCTACTCCGAGATACGATGAGCCTGCAGCGAATCTGGCCTGGCAACGTACCATGGATTTCTTTAAGGAAAAGCTTCGTTGAATCTGTGGCTAAAAATTTGAAATTCTTGTATATCAACAGAATGACAAATTCACCTCATAAATGTTATTGATGAAACGATAAGAAAAATATATCAGATGTTTGCCGATTTATTTAATTAATAGTCGAATTATTCGTAATTTTAAGGAGCTTAGCCGACTTCAAATAACGGAATTGCCAGAGTTTATTTTCTACCCGGAATATTCCTCAGGATATACTTCACTTAGATTCGTATTACAAGTGGGCTGCAACTAAATCGATTTGTTTAAATAATCTAAAACTATAAATCATGAACGATTCAAAAAGTGGTAAATGTCCGGTAAATCACGGAGCAAATACCGAAAAGCATAACGATGTTATGGATTGGTGGCCCAAGGCGTTAAACCTAGATATTCTTCATCAACATGATTCGAAGACAAATCCTATGGGTGAAGATTTTAATTATGCCGAAGAATTCAAGAGTCTTGACCTTGAAGCCTTGAAAGACGATTTGAAGTCCTTGTTGACTGACAGCCAGGACTGGTGGCCTGCTGACTGGGGGCATTATGGAGGTCTTATGATCCGTATGGCCTGGCATGCAGCCGGGACTTACAGAGTGGATGACGGTAGAGGAGGAAGTAATACGGGAAATCAGCGATTCGCCCCTTTGAGCAGCTGGCCGGATAATGCAAATCTAGATAAGGCGAGAAGATTGTTATGGCCCATAAAGAAGAAATACGGAAATAAGATTTCATGGGCAGATTTAATCATCCTTGCAGGAAATATGGCCTACGAGTCCATGGGGTTCAAAACTTTTGGGTTTGCAGGTGGCAGGGAAGACATCTGGCACCCTGAAAAAGATATTTACTGGGGAGAAGAAAAAGAATGGCTCGCGCCTACGGAAAACCGTTATTCAGATAGTGAAGATCGACAGTCACTTGAAAATCCGCTGGCCGCAGTACAAATGGGATTGATCTATGTAAATCCGGAAGGTGTTGACGGACAGCCTGACCCGCTTAGGACGGCTCATGATGTTCGGTTGACCTTCAAGAGGATGGCCATGAATGATTTGGAAACAGTTGCTCTGACAGCAGGGGGTCATACGGTAGGTAAGGCTCATGGTAACGGAGATGCATCTGCATTGGGCCCAAGCCCTGAAGGAGCCCCAATAGAAGAGCAAGGGCTTGGCTGGAAAAATCCAAAAGGTAATGGAAATGCGGCGGATACGGTTACAAGTGGTCTAGAAGGTGCCTGGACGACGACACCTGACCGATGGAACCACACTTACTTTCATTTGCTGTTAAATCATGACTGGGAACTCAAGAAGAGTCCTGCAGGAGCCTGGCAGTGGGAGCCTGTCAACATGAAGGAAGAGGATAAACCGGTTGATGCCCATGACCCTAATGTGAGACGTAACCCGATCATGACGGATGCTGATATGGCTATGAAAATGGATCCAGCTTACAGAGAAATATCAGAACGTTTTTATAAGGATCCTGAATTCTTCGCAGACACTTTTGCCCGTGCATGGTTCAAGCTGACGCATAGAGATTTAGGTCCGAGAAGCAGGTACCTGGGAGCGGATGCTCCTACGGAGGATTTGATCTGGCAAGATCCGATTCCCGAATCTTCCGGCAGTCTTAGTGAAGCCGAAATCAAAGATTTAAAATCTAAACTTCTGGGCAGTGGTTTGAGTAGAGCTGAACTGATCAAT
This DNA window, taken from Lutimonas zeaxanthinifaciens, encodes the following:
- a CDS encoding dienelactone hydrolase family protein — translated: MKKPTKENVNPEIFNLYDDYAHNKLERRQFIEKLSLYAVGGLTVSSLLSFVMPDYENSITVKQDDPRLISDYVMYNSPKGGGEIRGLLSKPKEAKKKLPGIVVVHENRGLNPYIEDVGRRAALEGFITIAPDALWPLGGYPGNDDDGRALQRKRDRNEMLEDFIAAFNYLASHEDCNGKIGVVGFCFGGWISNMMAVKLPNLSAAVPFYGGQPTAEETSKIKAPLLLQYAGLDERVNAGWPAYEVALKANNIDYKAYIYPRVKHGFHNNSTPRYDEPAANLAWQRTMDFFKEKLR
- a CDS encoding phosphoenolpyruvate carboxylase, translated to MTEELLEYEGLEKIKVDFQYLVTLFKEMLISIGEEDLAAGLSFDGGGEPEKIDVSNEKLTQALGICFELLNLAEENAATQYRRKSETKFGVESIRGSWGETLHKWKIDGVDQNEIAKKLREVKVVPVLTAHPTEAKRLTVLDIHRELYLLLVKKENPNWSTSEQYGLKQEITSLMERWWRTGEIYLQKPRLEDERNNLMHYFENVFPEAVRLTDKRLSDAWAGLEFSPELLQWPEHFPLIQFGSWVGGDRDGHPYVTAEFTASTLRLHRNAALKMLRKQLFELAGRLSFSSYLVSIPDEFLSEIERSARLFGTEGQKALDRNPSEPLRQFLNLLLLRLDHTIEGNYSLGEESYFRSANVLLSELRKLRKLLIELNAIRIAKQWLFPLERMVMSFGFHLSKLDIRQNSAYHEKAISQVLAASGAEDSDYASWSEEKRLDFINRELKSNRPFLVVGTSCGTEADNVLGYLMEVKAYVDEFGSEGIGSVIVSMTRSLSDLLLVFLLLREVGLQDAHLPVVPLLETIDDLVAGPGILSAYLQHPVIVRQREASENFTQEVMLGYSDSNKDGGIMTSRWNIYKAEENLTKIGDELGVKLCFFHGRGGTISRGGGKIHRFLDSMPAGSMSGHIKMTVQGETIANQFANRLTATYNLEMFVAGTARQAMINSNETRDERLYETMDLLVNLARQTYRKLLDHPNFIDFYTGATPIDVLEQSKIGSRPVHRTGQRSLDDLRSIPWVFSWNQSRFNLTGWFGMGTALGEFKSRYPDDFKRLAILSKDWPFLKYSLIQIESNLLNSDRKIMNEFADLVEDQRTRDELMDLILKDYDSCLTKVEELMGDSVASRRISKLENNKLRNDALQVLHEIQIDYLKKWRELREMDQEQSDQYLMELLLLVNVLSGGLKSTG
- the katG gene encoding catalase/peroxidase HPI, giving the protein MNDSKSGKCPVNHGANTEKHNDVMDWWPKALNLDILHQHDSKTNPMGEDFNYAEEFKSLDLEALKDDLKSLLTDSQDWWPADWGHYGGLMIRMAWHAAGTYRVDDGRGGSNTGNQRFAPLSSWPDNANLDKARRLLWPIKKKYGNKISWADLIILAGNMAYESMGFKTFGFAGGREDIWHPEKDIYWGEEKEWLAPTENRYSDSEDRQSLENPLAAVQMGLIYVNPEGVDGQPDPLRTAHDVRLTFKRMAMNDLETVALTAGGHTVGKAHGNGDASALGPSPEGAPIEEQGLGWKNPKGNGNAADTVTSGLEGAWTTTPDRWNHTYFHLLLNHDWELKKSPAGAWQWEPVNMKEEDKPVDAHDPNVRRNPIMTDADMAMKMDPAYREISERFYKDPEFFADTFARAWFKLTHRDLGPRSRYLGADAPTEDLIWQDPIPESSGSLSEAEIKDLKSKLLGSGLSRAELINTAWDSARTYRGSDFRGGANGARIRLEPQVSWEGNEPERLNKVLDKLSEIQGESNVNVSMADLIVLGGCAAIEAAAKDGGVNIEVPFTSGRSDASDAMTDVESFEVLEPIHDGFRNWLKDDYVVTPEELLLDRTQLMGLTAPEMTVLIGGMRVLGTNYGDIKHGVFTDNEGVLSNDFFVNLTDMSYSWKPVGDNLYLIVDRKSGGTIWTATRVDLVLGSNSILRSYAEVYAQDDNNEKFIKDFVGAWAKVMNADRYDLN